The proteins below come from a single Cryptococcus gattii WM276 chromosome D, complete sequence genomic window:
- a CDS encoding Hypothetical Protein (Similar to TIGR gene model, INSD accession AAW43015.1), which yields MSSSQTRKRSQRLKLTSETVTESARRQVQEVGAIAQDGLSSGAWIYPLLGILYLFSHPTLIGPLLPVIIKGILMSAGVVTALFAFAYLPQVAVLAVISGPLAFALAIPLILGEAFVVVMFLTRGILVAQATVDIFDAVLLQKGHSALVENGRQVTDKGGKVKQLGTLMTKPLSRFNVDSVVRYLLTLPLNFIPLVGTIFFLGYNGYKAGPGFHARYFQLKNFDKDRRQAFIKKRRGAYLMFGTMAMALNLIPIVSIVFSFTTATGAALWASELENMGKTPTAVPQTDANNATGKQEEVEVQLPQPAVNDKKKEL from the exons ATGTCGTCTTCTCAGACACGCAAACGATCACAGCGACTGAAACTGACAAGCGAAACAGTGACAGAGTCAGCGCGACGTCAGGTACAAGAGGTTGGGGCTATAGCCCAAGATGGTCTGAGTAGTGGAGCTTGGATCTATCCCCTTTTG GGTATCTTGTACCTGTTCTCCC ACCCAACTCTGATCGGACCGCTGCTCCCCGTAATAATCAAAGGCATTTTGATGTCAGCGGGAGTGGTCACGGCTCTGTTCGCATTTGCGTATTTGCCCCAGGTGGCAGTGCTCGCGGTAATCTCTGGGCCTCTAG CCTTTGCTTTAGCAATCCCCCTCATTTTGGGCGAAGCCTTTGTGGTGGTCATGTTCCTTACTAGGGGAATCTTAGTGGCGCAAGCTACTGTCGACATATTCGATGCA GTTCTTTTACAGAAGGGACATTCTGCTTTAGTAGAAAACGGTAGGCAAGTTACCGACAAGGGGGGCAAGGTCAAGCAGCTGGGGACTTTGATGACAAAGCCTTTGTCCCGTTTCAATGTC GACAGCGTTGTTCGTTATCTTCTCACCTTGCCTTTGAATTTCATTCCCTTAGTTGGAACCATTTTCTTCTTAGG CTATAATGGCTACAAGGCAGGCCCTGGCTTCCATGCTCGTTACTTTCAGCTTAAGAACTTCGATAAAGATCGTCGCCAGGCCTTTATTAAGAAGAGGCGTGGTGCTTACCTTAT GTTTGGTACCATGGCTATGGCCCTTAATTTAATTCCTATCGTGTCAATTGTGTTTTCTT TTACTACCGCTACAGGTGCCGCCTTGTGGGCCTCTGAACTAGAGAACATGGGCAAGACGCCCACAGCTGTCCCCCAGACTGATGCGAACAACGCAACTGGCAAACaagaggaagtggaggTCCAACTTCCTCAGCCGGCCGTAAACgacaagaagaaagaaTTATAA
- a CDS encoding mitochondrion protein, putative (Similar to TIGR gene model, INSD accession AAW43013.1), whose product MPPAPTVQQIQSLYSATVTASQRFASYNFHKYFLRRTDEVFKPVLASLAPPADPSKLARFYEHQKTQLEILERASKVNRMYEGPKLVVEHARPITSGGGAGMEASAGGGGQP is encoded by the exons ATGCCTCCAGCTCCTACAGTTCAACAAATTCAGAGCCTCTATTCAGCCACCGTCACTGCGTCCCAGCGCTTCGCTTCTTACAACTTCCATAAATACTTCCTTCGAAGAACTGACGAAGTATTCAAACCCGTCCTTGCCTCATTGGCACCACCTGCTG ACCCCTCCAAACTTGCTCGATTCTACGAACATCAAAAGACTCAACTTGAGATACTGGAGAGAGCTTCGAAAGTCAATAGGATGTATGAAGGACCAAAGTTGGTAGTGGAACATGCTCGACCTATAACGAGTGGCGGAGGGGCCGGTATGGAAGCTAGTgctggtggtggcggtCAACCTTAA
- a CDS encoding uncharacterized protein (Similar to SGTC gene model, INSD accession EAL21161.1) has protein sequence MSPIMRLFGKATKQQERDEAWIAVADEEVGVKRNGPKGKNSHQWVEAQAGQKSSKSSKNGDTNDLDTQPFVATNPEFSKKKLLLWRLSIVLPFLTTGCFLYLLTCSASSWRANWSSIKIELPSTDFDILYASGSTITEQSTNGLSSRRDFATYMSAKSIHYKRVNDISDVLGGYLSLNLWGWCLKSTEQAVPIMCSSESMWFSMDDLVDSSSVNSRKLTKDTFNPFLVHALIVHGFAMLFTMLALIPIVLNTWRILRAQKPKVSHAIQPRTKTLLKVLMVAAIWHYIDRHQLV, from the exons ATGTCCCCTATCATGCGGTTATTTGGCAAGGCAACTAAACAACAAGAACGGGATGAGGCATGGATCGCAGTGGCTGATGAAGAGGTGGGCGTTAAACGGAACGGCCCGAAGGGAAAGAATAGTCATCAATGGGTGGAAGCGCAAGCAGGCCAGAAGTCGTCCAAGTCGTCTAAGAATGGAGACACCAACGATCTCGACACTCAACCGTTCGTGGCGACAAATCCAGAATTCTCCAAGAAGAAACTTCTACTCTGGCGATTAAGCATTGTTTTGCCCTTCCTCACGACAGGGTGCTTTTTGTACTTGTTAACATGTTCGGCGTCCTCCTGGAGAGCAAATTGGAGTTCCATCAAGATAGAATTGCCAAGTACTGACTTTGACATTCTCTATGCTAGTGGTTCCACGATTACAGAGCAGTCTACAAATGGTCTGTCATCTCGCAGGGATTTCGCGACCTACA TGTCAGCCAAATCAATCCACTACAAGCGAGTAAACGACATCAGTGACGTGTTAGGCGGATATCTTTCCTTAAATTTGTGGGGATGGTGCTTGAAGTCAACTGAGCAGGCCGT CCCGATCATGTGTTCTTCAGAAAGCATGTGGTTTAGTATGGATGATCTTGTTGACTCATCCTCAGTGAACTCCAGAAAGCTTACTAAGGACACTTTCAATCCTTTCTTAGTGCACGCTCTCATTGTGCATGGGTTTG CCATGTTGTTCACTATGCTTGCTCTGATCCCGATTGTTCTGAATACCTGGCGCATTCTTCGGGCCCAGAAGCCAAAGGTATCTCATGCCATACAGCCTCGGACAAAAACCTTACTGAAGGTACTGATGGTGGCTGCCATCTGGCACTACATAGATCGACACCAGCTGGTTTGA